ACGCAGGCCGACCGGGCGGCGATCGAGAACGTGTTCGAGTTCGTGCGCGACGACTGCCAGCTGCGGATCGTGCCGCGGCCGCCGGCCTCGCCGGCGCTGCCAGCGGCAGCGTCGGGCCTGGCCGGCACCCCGGGCGGGCCGGCCCGCGCCACGCCGGTGGCGGACGCCGCGCCCTCCAGGCCCAGGGCGCCGAAGGACGGCCGTGGCGCCGACACGCACTCCATCCGCGTGGACGCCGACAAGCTGGACCGCCTGATCAACCTGGTGGGCGAGCTGGTGATCGCGGCGGCCGGTGCCCAGCTGGTGGCGCGCAGCACGCGCATCGTGGAGCTGCAGGAAAGCCACTCCACGGTGGCCACGCTGGTGGAGCAGGTCCGCGACGCCTCGCTGCAGCTGCGCATGGTGAAGATCGGATCGACCTTCAACCGCTTCAAGCGCGTCGTGCACGACGTCGCGATCGAGCTCGCCAAGGACATCGCGCTCGAAGTGAGCGGCGAGGACACCGAGCTGGACAAGACCGTGGTCGAGCGCATCGCCGATCCGCTGACGCACCTGGTGCGCAACGCGATGGACCACGGCATCGAGCCGGCCGACGTTCGCGCGGCGCAGGGCAAGCCGGCGCAGGGCACGGTGCGGCTCAACGCCTTCCATGACTCCGGCAGCATCGTCATCGAGGTCGGGGACGACGGCGGCGGGCTCGACCGCGAGCGCATCCTCGCCAAGGCCGTGGCGCGCGGCCTGGTCGAACCCGGCAAGCACCTGTCCGACGCCGACACCTTCGCGCTCGTCTTCGAGCCGGGTTTCTCCACCGCCGAGAAGGTGACCAACCTCTCGGGCCGCGGCGTCGGCATGGACGTGGTCAAGCGCAACATCGCCGCGCTGCGCGGCAGCGTGGACATCGCGAGCACGCCGGGCCGGGGCACGACGGTCACGGTGCGGCTGCCGCTCACGCTGGCCATCATCGACGGCTTCCAGGTGCGCATCGGCCAGTCCGTCTTCGTGCTGCCGCTGGACATGGTGGAGGAGTGCGTGGCCTTCGCCTGCGACGACGCGCGGGGCTACACCGACCTGCGCGGCGAGGTGCTGCCCGTCATCCGGCTGCGCGAGCTGTTCGACGTGCAGGGCGCGCGGGGCAGCCGCGACAACCTGGTGGTGGTGCGCCACGGGCAGGCCAAGGCCGGCCTGATGGTGGACGCCCTGCTCGGCGAGGCGCAGACGGTGATCAAGCCGCTGTCGCGAATGTTCGGCCAGGTGCGCGGCATCAGCGGCTCGACCATCCTGGGCAACGGCGAAGTCGCACTCATCCTCGACGTGCCCGCCCTCTTCAACCTGATGAACGGCCCCGCCGACGGCAGCGCCGTCCCGGCGCTCGCCTCCCATTGAATCTTCAAGGAAGACCCATGTTTTCGAATCTCAAGATCGGCGTCCGGCTCGGCCTGGCGTTCCTCCTGCTCATCGCGCTGCTGTGCGGCATGTACGCGGTGGCGCTCGACAAGCTCGGCGCCCTCAACTCGGCGCTGACGACCATCACCGAGGTGAACAACCCCGAACTCATCACGGCGGCCAAGATGATGTCCGAGGTGAAGGAGTCGGGCGTGCGCCTGCGCAACATGGTGCTCGTGACGGACGACGCCGGCATTCGCC
The sequence above is a segment of the Aquabacterium sp. J223 genome. Coding sequences within it:
- a CDS encoding chemotaxis protein CheA codes for the protein MPTSLQDALQTYIVESRELLAEMESALLAVCQADAGARPELVNAIFRAAHTIKGSAGLFGLDRIVTFTHVVESALDEVRAGTLVLDAALVSLLLACGDHVAALVADVDLRRTDADPAVAALGAPLLAQLRQHLGAAETTPPDDGDAAPGDRPADGADANGGHWHLSLRFGPGVLRNGMDPMAFIRYLDTLGRVVNIATLADAMPGADAMDPECCYLGFEIGLQTQADRAAIENVFEFVRDDCQLRIVPRPPASPALPAAASGLAGTPGGPARATPVADAAPSRPRAPKDGRGADTHSIRVDADKLDRLINLVGELVIAAAGAQLVARSTRIVELQESHSTVATLVEQVRDASLQLRMVKIGSTFNRFKRVVHDVAIELAKDIALEVSGEDTELDKTVVERIADPLTHLVRNAMDHGIEPADVRAAQGKPAQGTVRLNAFHDSGSIVIEVGDDGGGLDRERILAKAVARGLVEPGKHLSDADTFALVFEPGFSTAEKVTNLSGRGVGMDVVKRNIAALRGSVDIASTPGRGTTVTVRLPLTLAIIDGFQVRIGQSVFVLPLDMVEECVAFACDDARGYTDLRGEVLPVIRLRELFDVQGARGSRDNLVVVRHGQAKAGLMVDALLGEAQTVIKPLSRMFGQVRGISGSTILGNGEVALILDVPALFNLMNGPADGSAVPALASH